The Synergistetes bacterium HGW-Synergistetes-1 genome has a window encoding:
- a CDS encoding DegT/DnrJ/EryC1/StrS family aminotransferase codes for MAGTEIFGMEEIQALTDVIERKMIHRYGSHSVRNGIYRVEEFEAKAEKITGSKHALALTNGTAALIVALKGIGVDPGDEVITSPFTFIATIEAIVACGAVPVLGEIDETLSLDPLSAEKLITERTKAIMPVHMFGGAADLDPFMEIGRKHSIPVIEDACEVVGGTYKGRYLGSIGKCGTWSFDPNKTLTVGEGGIVLTDDEDLFFRMDCYHDHGHIHSKAHDRGEEGKFGLGVNYRLSELQGALGVIALDKMDATLDKLRATKKKILDAVKETGIKARPLHNVEGDTASHLIFMLPSPEAAVSFRRAAGEAGTGFSIISENTWHYAKHWKALEEMGEKDIFGTKSPSYAPETMAGTEALLCRAVMTGLNINMSDEQIEGIINSVKCGAKTALS; via the coding sequence ATGGCAGGAACCGAGATATTTGGAATGGAAGAAATTCAGGCACTGACTGATGTCATTGAAAGAAAGATGATCCACAGGTACGGTTCTCACTCTGTGAGAAACGGCATATACCGTGTGGAAGAATTTGAAGCGAAGGCTGAAAAAATAACGGGATCAAAGCATGCGCTTGCCCTTACAAACGGCACTGCCGCGCTTATCGTCGCCCTCAAAGGAATAGGAGTGGATCCTGGAGATGAGGTAATTACTTCTCCTTTCACCTTCATCGCGACTATAGAGGCTATAGTCGCATGCGGAGCAGTCCCCGTGCTCGGGGAGATAGATGAGACGCTCAGTCTTGACCCTCTATCAGCAGAAAAGCTGATAACCGAAAGGACAAAAGCGATAATGCCCGTGCACATGTTTGGAGGGGCAGCTGATCTTGACCCATTCATGGAGATCGGAAGGAAACACAGCATTCCTGTTATCGAAGATGCCTGCGAGGTTGTCGGAGGGACGTATAAAGGAAGGTATCTCGGATCGATAGGCAAGTGCGGGACCTGGAGCTTTGATCCCAATAAGACCCTCACTGTTGGAGAGGGAGGGATAGTCTTAACAGACGATGAAGATCTCTTCTTCAGGATGGACTGCTACCATGACCATGGACATATCCACAGCAAGGCGCACGACAGGGGCGAAGAGGGCAAGTTTGGTCTTGGAGTCAACTACAGGCTGAGCGAGCTCCAGGGTGCGCTGGGCGTAATTGCCCTGGACAAGATGGATGCTACGCTGGACAAGCTGAGGGCAACAAAGAAAAAGATACTGGACGCAGTCAAGGAGACCGGGATAAAGGCCCGCCCGCTGCACAACGTTGAAGGCGATACGGCTTCCCATCTGATATTCATGCTGCCCTCACCGGAGGCCGCTGTGAGTTTCAGGCGCGCGGCCGGGGAGGCTGGGACCGGTTTCAGCATAATATCGGAAAACACATGGCACTACGCAAAACACTGGAAGGCGCTTGAAGAGATGGGAGAAAAAGACATATTTGGGACAAAATCTCCCTCATATGCACCCGAAACCATGGCAGGGACAGAAGCTCTCCTCTGCAGGGCGGTAATGACCGGGCTTAACATAAACATGAGCGATGAGCAGATCGAAGGGATCATCAACTCTGTGAAGTGCGGCGCGAAAACCGCACTGAGCTGA
- the kdsB gene encoding 3-deoxy-manno-octulosonate cytidylyltransferase has translation MKTLAVIPARFASTRLPGKPLIPIAGVPLVIRVLSNVSRCRNVDRIVVATDDERIAALVRENGGEAMMTPPDLPSGGDRVAWAAERIPSEYVINVQVDDPLVGSDMIDPLIEVLSSAQDVSLALLAKKIERDEEIISPDIVKMVFDRNGKGLYFSRSPIPFRRSSEGTWYKHIGPYAWRRDLLLEFSKWKQTPLEKTESLEMLRVLERGYSIRCIVTERDTIEIDTPNDLLKIEEHLSDPSNFQTFP, from the coding sequence ATGAAGACCCTTGCAGTGATCCCCGCAAGATTTGCAAGTACAAGACTTCCAGGAAAACCCCTCATTCCGATAGCTGGGGTACCGCTTGTCATAAGAGTTCTTTCAAATGTCAGCAGATGCAGAAATGTAGACAGGATAGTCGTCGCCACAGACGATGAAAGAATAGCTGCGCTTGTCCGTGAAAACGGAGGAGAGGCAATGATGACCCCCCCCGATCTTCCCAGCGGTGGAGACCGTGTAGCATGGGCCGCAGAGAGGATCCCCTCAGAATATGTAATAAATGTGCAGGTGGATGATCCCCTTGTCGGCAGCGACATGATAGACCCTCTAATTGAGGTGCTAAGCTCTGCTCAGGATGTCTCACTTGCCCTTCTCGCAAAAAAGATCGAACGGGATGAAGAGATAATATCTCCCGACATTGTTAAGATGGTCTTTGACAGGAATGGTAAAGGACTCTACTTCAGCCGTTCCCCGATACCCTTCCGGCGGAGTTCTGAAGGAACATGGTACAAGCACATCGGACCCTACGCCTGGAGGCGTGATCTACTGCTTGAGTTTTCAAAGTGGAAGCAGACTCCGCTTGAGAAGACAGAGAGCCTTGAGATGCTGAGGGTACTGGAAAGAGGCTATTCCATAAGGTGCATCGTAACGGAACGCGACACTATAGAGATAGATACCCCCAACGACCTGCTGAAGATAGAGGAACACCTTTCAGACCCCTCGAATTTCCAGACCTTTCCGTGA
- a CDS encoding aromatic amino acid aminotransferase (catalyzes the transamination of the aromatic amino acid forming a ketoacid; first step in aromatic amino acid degradation in lactococci), producing the protein MRDFICEKIKKIKPSGIRRLFDIANEIPDVISLGVGEPDFDTPWHVREEGMYALQKGRTFYTSNAGLPELRDEICKNVKRKYGLDYDSKNEVVVTIGGSEAIDIALRALLDPGDEVVYPEPCFVSYQPCILLSDGVPVPIPLSSDTEFRLTPDKLEAAITGKTKALLMSYPSNPTGAIMEREDLEKIAEVVRRHDLIVITDEIYSELSYRGAHVSIANMPGMQERTILINGFSKAYAMTGWRLGYALAPAHIMEYMLKIHQFAIMSAPTVSQYAAVAALRDGDKDIEMMKASYDQRRRFLMEAFREMGLPCFEPYGAFYVFPDISEFKMTSEDFCTALLKAENVAVVPGSAFGECGDKHVRISYAYSVDTLKEAMKRMARFIEGLRQ; encoded by the coding sequence GTGAGGGACTTCATCTGCGAAAAGATCAAAAAGATAAAGCCCTCAGGCATACGCAGGCTTTTTGACATAGCCAACGAGATTCCTGACGTAATATCCCTCGGGGTCGGCGAACCTGATTTCGACACTCCATGGCACGTCAGGGAGGAAGGTATGTACGCACTTCAGAAGGGGCGCACATTTTACACCTCCAATGCCGGGCTTCCCGAGCTCAGGGACGAGATATGCAAAAACGTCAAAAGAAAATACGGTCTTGATTACGACAGCAAAAACGAGGTGGTTGTGACGATCGGAGGAAGCGAGGCTATAGACATTGCCTTAAGGGCGCTTCTGGATCCGGGTGACGAGGTGGTCTACCCCGAACCTTGCTTCGTCTCATACCAGCCATGCATACTGCTTTCTGACGGAGTGCCCGTGCCGATACCGCTCAGCTCCGATACGGAGTTCCGCCTGACGCCTGACAAACTTGAAGCCGCGATAACCGGAAAGACCAAGGCTCTTCTTATGTCGTACCCAAGCAACCCTACAGGAGCCATAATGGAGCGGGAAGATCTTGAAAAGATCGCCGAAGTGGTACGCAGGCACGACCTTATAGTGATAACGGACGAGATATACAGCGAACTTTCCTATAGGGGAGCTCATGTAAGCATTGCAAATATGCCCGGCATGCAGGAACGAACGATACTCATCAACGGATTTTCCAAGGCCTACGCCATGACAGGTTGGCGTCTTGGTTATGCGCTTGCTCCGGCCCATATCATGGAATACATGCTGAAGATCCACCAGTTCGCCATAATGTCCGCCCCTACTGTCAGCCAGTATGCTGCTGTGGCAGCACTGAGGGACGGCGACAAAGACATCGAGATGATGAAGGCATCATACGACCAGAGAAGACGTTTCCTCATGGAGGCGTTCAGGGAGATGGGACTTCCCTGCTTTGAGCCGTACGGCGCTTTCTACGTCTTCCCCGACATTTCGGAGTTCAAAATGACCTCGGAAGATTTCTGTACGGCACTTCTAAAAGCGGAGAACGTTGCCGTTGTTCCCGGCTCGGCATTCGGCGAGTGCGGAGACAAACACGTCAGGATCTCTTACGCCTACTCTGTCGATACTCTGAAAGAAGCAATGAAAAGGATGGCTCGTTTTATTGAGGGGCTGAGGCAATAA